A DNA window from Paenibacillus sp. HWE-109 contains the following coding sequences:
- a CDS encoding glycoside hydrolase family 2 TIM barrel-domain containing protein → MRTRENFDRNWMFHVGEVGKIVKTVKKAGMIAGLTNALGEERHEPFALGEAGRVTQNVIREKTGDPNFEISQIYGADTPKDKITGWVGVNLPHDWRLEQPYNPESGGAFQGYLPNGVGYYRKVFQIPQEDEGKKIIIEFDGVMRNSSVWVNGCFVGDHLSGYTSFHYDITDLLKYGDEEGDNVILVRTDTTGGDEGWWYEGGGIYRHVWLTKHDYLHVDHWGTFVRTERMDNERATITVETTVSNEYPQPMKYSIRTSILNPDGELVAVTESDCETPGIDKQTVIQSVQVANPLLWSLDMPHLYEAITELIHDRQIVDTYRTVFGIRTVEYRRDGLYLNGTYVQVKGTCNHQDFAGVGIALPDSVHEYKIKRLLEMGCNAFRCAHHSPAPELLDACDRLGMLVMNENRISESTKIKLDDLKSMLYRDRNHPSIFMWSLGNEEKISGSYQANRMLKRLHDLTKRIDPTRPVTAANLSQEGMDVEVNGANYAESIKGRQTIGEWFQSRPEAKVLNTENVSFFSARGVYEDDREGGRCSSYGSKYTMFGKEMDVGNLGGAGGTSTPERSWRYFLNNRFTGGLIVWTGFDYRGETTPFQWPSVLSHFGILDYCGFAKDSYYFYQSIWKDEPIVHLMPHWDWPDRLGQQVEVRVYTNCREVELILNGQSLGKKIADAELGEHTLSWQVAYEPGLLEAIAYRDGVMVAERKETTTEAYSVHLEANRSELLADGQDVSMVTVSVRDQSGRVVPVAGNLIRFHVAGEGKLLGLGNGDPGCHESDKGDTRCVFNGYALALIQSLEKAGEIRIVAYSEGLVPAVLTLQARKKFAN, encoded by the coding sequence GCCGGCCTGACGAATGCGTTGGGGGAGGAAAGGCATGAGCCTTTTGCCCTCGGCGAAGCTGGACGTGTTACTCAGAACGTTATTCGTGAAAAAACGGGAGATCCGAATTTCGAAATTTCCCAAATATACGGCGCAGATACGCCCAAGGATAAGATTACAGGCTGGGTGGGTGTTAATCTGCCACATGATTGGAGGTTAGAACAGCCGTACAACCCGGAAAGCGGGGGCGCATTTCAAGGTTATCTGCCCAATGGAGTGGGTTATTACCGCAAGGTATTTCAAATTCCACAAGAGGATGAAGGCAAGAAGATCATCATTGAATTTGACGGTGTAATGCGGAACAGCTCGGTTTGGGTGAACGGATGCTTCGTCGGCGACCATCTCAGCGGTTATACCAGCTTTCATTATGACATCACGGACTTGCTGAAATATGGGGATGAGGAAGGGGATAATGTCATCCTGGTTCGAACGGATACGACAGGCGGAGACGAAGGTTGGTGGTACGAAGGCGGAGGCATCTACCGCCATGTCTGGTTAACCAAACATGATTACCTGCATGTGGACCACTGGGGAACCTTCGTCAGAACCGAGCGAATGGATAATGAAAGGGCCACGATTACGGTAGAAACGACGGTAAGCAACGAATATCCGCAGCCGATGAAGTATAGCATTCGAACAAGCATTCTGAATCCGGATGGGGAACTCGTCGCCGTCACGGAATCCGACTGCGAAACGCCGGGAATCGACAAGCAAACGGTTATTCAATCGGTTCAAGTGGCGAATCCGCTGCTCTGGTCGCTGGACATGCCACATCTGTATGAAGCTATTACTGAACTGATTCACGATAGGCAAATTGTCGACACGTATCGGACCGTTTTCGGCATCCGTACGGTGGAATACCGACGGGACGGATTATACCTGAATGGCACGTATGTACAAGTGAAAGGTACTTGCAATCACCAGGATTTCGCTGGCGTGGGCATCGCGCTGCCGGACAGTGTGCATGAATATAAAATCAAACGCCTGCTGGAAATGGGCTGTAACGCTTTCCGCTGCGCCCATCATTCGCCGGCACCGGAGCTGCTCGATGCATGCGACAGACTAGGGATGCTGGTTATGAACGAGAACCGGATCTCGGAGAGTACAAAGATCAAGCTTGATGATCTGAAATCCATGCTGTACCGTGACCGCAACCATCCAAGCATCTTTATGTGGAGTCTCGGCAATGAAGAGAAGATTAGCGGCAGCTATCAAGCCAATCGGATGCTGAAGCGACTTCATGATTTGACGAAGCGAATCGATCCCACCCGTCCTGTTACGGCGGCCAATCTAAGTCAGGAAGGTATGGACGTTGAGGTCAACGGCGCGAATTATGCGGAGTCCATAAAAGGAAGACAGACGATCGGCGAATGGTTCCAATCCCGCCCTGAAGCCAAAGTGTTGAATACGGAAAATGTCTCCTTCTTCTCGGCTAGAGGCGTCTACGAGGATGATCGGGAAGGCGGGCGCTGCTCTAGCTACGGCTCGAAATATACGATGTTCGGCAAGGAGATGGATGTCGGCAATCTGGGCGGAGCGGGCGGTACGTCGACGCCTGAACGAAGCTGGCGTTATTTCTTGAATAATCGTTTTACAGGCGGCTTGATCGTGTGGACGGGTTTTGATTATCGTGGGGAGACGACGCCGTTCCAGTGGCCGTCTGTGTTATCTCATTTCGGCATCCTGGATTATTGCGGATTTGCCAAGGATTCTTACTATTTCTATCAATCGATCTGGAAAGACGAGCCTATCGTTCATCTCATGCCGCATTGGGACTGGCCGGACCGGCTGGGACAGCAGGTGGAGGTCCGCGTGTATACCAACTGCCGTGAAGTGGAGCTAATACTGAACGGCCAAAGCTTGGGCAAGAAGATAGCGGATGCTGAATTAGGCGAGCACACGTTATCGTGGCAGGTAGCCTATGAACCCGGTCTTCTCGAAGCCATCGCTTATCGGGATGGTGTGATGGTAGCAGAGCGGAAAGAGACCACAACGGAAGCATACTCTGTTCATTTGGAGGCTAACCGGTCGGAACTCCTTGCTGACGGTCAGGACGTGTCCATGGTCACGGTTTCGGTGAGAGATCAATCGGGACGGGTAGTACCGGTTGCGGGCAACCTGATCCGATTCCATGTAGCAGGTGAAGGCAAGCTGCTTGGTTTGGGGAACGGAGACCCAGGCTGTCACGAATCGGATAAAGGAGATACGAGATGCGTGTTCAATGGATACGCTCTAGCCTTGATTCAGTCTTTGGAAAAAGCAGGGGAGATACGCATTGTAGCGTATTCGGAAGGGCTGGTGCCGGCGGTATTGACTCTTCAGGCACGGAAAAAGTTTGCAAATTGA